The Vicinamibacterales bacterium nucleotide sequence CTACGTCATCGACACCGGCGTCGATGCCACGCATCCGGACATCAATCTCGTGAACCACGTGTCGTTCTTCCCCGGCGAGGCAAATGCCGACTGCAACGGGCACGGCACGGGCGTCGCCGGCATCATCGCGGCCAGGGACAACGGCGACTTCACCGTCGGGGTCGCTCCCGGCGCGCCGGTCACCGGCGTGAAGGTGGTCGGCTGCGCCGGCGTCTCGACGCCGTCGCTGATCATTCAAGGGGTCGACTGGGTCACGGCAAACGCGGCCAAGCCGGCGGTCGCCAACATCAGCCTCGGCGGCATCCTGCCGATCAACTCGTTGAACCGTGCGGTGGTGAACTCGTCGCTGTCCGGCGTGTTCTACGCCGTCGCCGCGGGGAACGGCAATCCGCTGACCGGCCAGGCGATCAACGCCTGCTACAGCTCGCCGGCGGGGGCGGGCTACAACGTCAACAACGTGCCGAACGGCGTCGCGACGGTGGCGGCGACGGACATCAGCGACCAGGAAGCGGGCTTCAGCAATTTCGGCGTGTGCGTCAACATCTGGGCTCCGGGCGTTTCGGTCACCGCCCCGTGGCTGATGAGCGAAGGGGGGACGATCACGGCGTCGGGAACGTCGTTCGCCAGCCCGTACGTGGCGGGCGGCGCGGCGCTGCTGCTCTCGCGCTTCCCCACGCTGCACCCCATCGTGGTCGAGTACATCCTGCTCATCACCGCCGACGTGACCGGGACGCTCAGCAAGGACGGGGCGCCCATCCGCCGGCTGAACGTCCGGCTGTATTGATCGGGAACTGGCCGTAAACAGCTGCAATTCTTGACTCTATTTCGACTTACGTAGTACGCTGGCCGGTCGAATTCAGCGAATTGGAAGGGCCGGACCCACAGGGGCTCCGGCCGTCACGCAGCGCGGTCGGGCTGGCAGCGCGAGGAGAACGCGGCGATGCAGATCGAGGAACGGGTCGTCGAAGGAGTAACGATTCTCGACCTGAAAGGCAAGATGACCCTCGGCGAGGGGGACGAGCTCCTCAAGGACAAGATCAACTCCTTGATCCAGCAGGACAAGAAGCAGCTGCTTCTCAATCTCGAGGAAGTGCCCTATATCGATTCGGCGGGCCTCGGGGAAATCGTCCGCACTTACACGACCGTCAGCCGTCAGGGGGGCAAGCTCAAGCTGCTGAACCTGACGAAGCGCATTCAGGATCTCCTGGCGATCACGAAGCTGCTCACCGTGTTCGAAACGTACGACACGGAAAAAGAGGCCATCAGCAGCTTCAAGTAAGTCGCA carries:
- a CDS encoding STAS domain-containing protein, producing the protein MQIEERVVEGVTILDLKGKMTLGEGDELLKDKINSLIQQDKKQLLLNLEEVPYIDSAGLGEIVRTYTTVSRQGGKLKLLNLTKRIQDLLAITKLLTVFETYDTEKEAISSFK
- a CDS encoding S8 family peptidase, whose product is MGSALRTVFIASLCVAASAAHAAAQSAAGGTPVIVTFKSTVDFAPFEREFAADERTQRPTAAYHSRAVLGAVMSLERRHAFRAQGFFSRALQGFSASLTDAQIEALRRNPMVETIEPDEPLSLFPIRTAAQTVDWGIPKVHADQSTAASGDGSGTVTGVNVYVIDTGVDATHPDINLVNHVSFFPGEANADCNGHGTGVAGIIAARDNGDFTVGVAPGAPVTGVKVVGCAGVSTPSLIIQGVDWVTANAAKPAVANISLGGILPINSLNRAVVNSSLSGVFYAVAAGNGNPLTGQAINACYSSPAGAGYNVNNVPNGVATVAATDISDQEAGFSNFGVCVNIWAPGVSVTAPWLMSEGGTITASGTSFASPYVAGGAALLLSRFPTLHPIVVEYILLITADVTGTLSKDGAPIRRLNVRLY